From the Candida dubliniensis CD36 chromosome 2, complete sequence genome, the window ATCTGATGTTGTTagcaaagcaaaaaaaaaaaaaaaaactgaaacATGCCATATAATGAGTGTATGGCAAGTTTAgcttttttcttaatattttcatttctacCGATTCAGATTAAGCAGTTATGGCCAAGAGAACATTAGGGTTAGCAAAAGCTGCTAAAgccaaaaaacaaaagaaagaacaaGTTCATCAAGAAAGCTCAGACGAGGAATCATCTTCAGAAAACCAATTGACTATTGAGTTACCAGAAGAAATCGATgcaaatgatgaaatttcCCAATTAAAGGGGTTACACAAGACCTACTTGGAATCAGAAAGAGACAATGAGCTACTTGTGAACGGTTTAATTCATGAATGTGACAGATTATTACGTGAAAACGATACAGAGAATAAGCTGCCTCTTCCACCTGTTTTTCATGCTATTTACGCAACTGCTTTAGCTGAACTAAGTAAATTCCATACTGAAGAATTGGATAAAGTCAAGGAATATTTTACAGCAGCTTTGGAAAGAGTTGAATTGGGTTTGCAACAAAACCCCAATGACATTACCTTGTTAGttaccaaaaccaaaatattACTTGATCAAATCCTGTTGCAATACATTGCCCCATTAACTTTAGAATCTGACacaaaagaattggatAGGGAAATCGACGAATTGTTAGATGCCACTTTAAGTGTTTACGAATCTGTGGAAGCTAGAGCCAAGGAATTGAACGACTATTCCatttttgatgattttgagACTTTGGACATTTTAGAAGCATTGGATGATATACTAGACATTGTCGATAATTTTGGTAGAAAAAATCAAGGTGATGATGACTCCGATGAGAATGACGACGACGATGAAGACGAAGAAGAGGAATCGGTTGAGTTGTCAGAAAACCACCCGTTGTACAAAATTAAGAATAGTGACAAATATGATCAATGGTGGAGAGACCATACTCACTTGTACTTGgataatttggaaaaattagAGAATGGATCATCAGAATTGAAG encodes:
- a CDS encoding hypothetical nuclear protein, conserved; translated protein: MAKRTLGLAKAAKAKKQKKEQVHQESSDEESSSENQLTIELPEEIDANDEISQLKGLHKTYLESERDNELLVNGLIHECDRLLRENDTENKSPLPPVFHAIYATALAELSKFHTEELDKVKEYFTAALERVELGLQQNPNDITLLVTKTKILLDQISLQYIAPLTLESDTKELDREIDELLDATLSVYESVEARAKELNDYSIFDDFETLDILEALDDILDIVDNFGRKNQGDDDSDENDDDDEDEEEESVELSENHPLYKIKNSDKYDQWWRDHTHLYLDNLEKLENGSSELKREVCQRLGQSYLQESEVPYSVFTTLKYDDEYDGIEELEGLTEKQAQEISQELITKALDYLKRAKDEEDPETWVGIAEAMISLGNLYEVDSKQQDDLYVEAEKILKKANNVTNGKFKEELDNLLYKE